In one window of Hevea brasiliensis isolate MT/VB/25A 57/8 chromosome 10, ASM3005281v1, whole genome shotgun sequence DNA:
- the LOC110632416 gene encoding glucose-6-phosphate 1-dehydrogenase 2, chloroplastic — protein MAPLSSINCHSYSYSSSLFSSSSSSINGQQFQRINFSSSGIPKRLLPAKVFSQSRKNSYPDVVLMQDGAVAIPVNPLENETSFKKVKDGLLSSITSAKELKETAGFDMNKNESTVSITVVGASGDLAKKKIFPALFALYYEDCLPKHFTVFGYARSKMTDAELRNMVSKTLTCRIDKRENCSEKMDQFLKRCFYHSGQYDSQENFTELDKKLKEHEGGRLSNRLFYLSIPPNIFIDAVKCASTSASSANGWTRVIVEKPFGRDSESSAALTKSLKQYLDEEQIFRIDHYLGKELVENLSVLRFSNLIFEPLWSRQYIRNVQLIFSEDFGTEGRGGYFDHYGIIRDIMQNHLLQILALFAMETPVSLDAEDIRNEKVKVLRSMRPIRLEDVVIGQYKSHIKGGITYPAYTDDKTVPKDSLTPTFAAAALFIDNARWDGVPFLMKAGKALHNKRAEIRVQFRHVPGNLYNRNFGTDLDRGTNELVIRVQPDEAIYLKINNKVPGLGMRLDHSNLNLHYAARYSKEIPDAYERLLLDAIEGERRLFIRSDELDAAWSLFTPVLKELEEKKIIPEYYPYGSRGPVGAHYLAARYNVRWGDLGIEQ, from the exons ATGGCGCCCCTTTCTTCAATAAATTGTCATTCTTATTCATATTCGTCTTctttattttcttcttcatcatcgTCGATTAATGGGCAGCAATTTCAACGAATAAACTTCTCTTCTTCTGGGATTCCTAAGAGGTTGTTACCAGCTAAGGTGTTCTCACAATCTCGAAAGAATTCCTACCCAGATGTGGTTCTCATGCAAGATG GTGCAGTGGCCATTCCAGTAAACCCATTAGAAAATGAGACCTCATTCAAGAAAGTGAAAGATGGGTTGTTGTCTTCAATAACATCTGCTAAGGAGTTAAAAGAAACAGCTGGTTTTGATATGAATAAAAATGAATCAACTGTCAGTATCACTGTGGTTGGAGCCTCTGGGGACCTTGCCAAGAAAAAGATATTTCCTGCGCTTTTTGCACTTTACTACGAGGATTGTCTTCCCAAG CACTTCACTGTGTTTGGTTATGCTCGGAGTAAGATGACTGATGCTGAACTTAGAAACATGGTTAGCAAGACTTTGACTTGCAGAATTGATAAGAG GGAGAACTGTAGTGAAAAGATGGACCAGTTTCTTAAGAGATGTTTCTACCATTCTGGTCAGTATGATTCTCAGGAAAATTTTACAGAACTAGACAAGAAGCTGAAAGAACATGAG GGTGGGAGACTTTCCAATCgcctcttttatctatcgatccCTCCAAATATTTTTATTGATGCAGTCAAATGTGCAAGCACGTCAGCTTCATCCGCTAATGGCTGGACCAGGGTCATTGTTGAGAAACCCTTTGGCCGAGATTCAGAATCCTCGGCTGCTTTAACAAAATCGCTGAAGCAATACCTAGATGAAGAACAAATATTTAG GATAGACCATTATTTAGGAAAAGAGCTGGTGGAAAACCTATCTGTTCTCCGCTTCTCCAATCTCATTTTTGAACCATTGTGGTCAAGGCAGTATATAAGGAATGTACAGTTAATATTCTCTGAAGATTTTGGCACTGAAGGACGTGGAGG GTACTTTGACCATTATGGGATAATAAGAGATATAATGCAGAACCATCTGCTTCAAATACTTGCCCTTTTTGCCATGGAAACCCCTGTCAGTTTGGATGCAGAAGATATCAGAAATGAAAAG GTCAAAGTTCTACGATCGATGAGGCCTATACGACTTGAAGATGTGGTCATTGGGCAGTACAAGAGTCACATAAAAGGAGGAATTACTTACCCAGCCTACACTGATGACAAGACAGTGCCAAAAGACAGCTTAACTCCGACATTTGCAGCAGCTGCGCTTTTCATTGACAATGCAAGATGGGATGGAGTGCCTTTCCTTATGAAGGCTGGCAAAGCATTACATAATAAGAG GGCAGAAATTCGTGTACAGTTCAGGCATGTGCCTGGTAACTTGTATAATCGGAACTTTGGAACAGATCTTGATCGAGGTACAAATGAGCTTGTAATCCGAGTACAACCAGATGAAGCTATTTATTTGAAGATTAATAACAAGGTCCCTGGTTTGGGAATGCGATTGGACCATAGCAATTTAAATCTTCACTATGCTGCAAG ATATTCTAAGGAGATTCCAGATGCATACGAGAGGCTCTTGCTAGATGCCATTGAAGGGGAAAGAAGGTTATTTATCAGAAGTGATGAACTGGATGCCGCTTGGTCACTGTTTACTCCTGTTCTGAAGGAGCTTGAAGAGAAAAAGATTATTCCTGAGTACTATCCATATGGTAGTCGGGGACCTGTTGGGGCTCACTATCTTGCAGCAAGATACAACGTCAGATGGGGAGACCTTGGCATAGAACAGTAA